In Longimicrobium sp., a genomic segment contains:
- a CDS encoding acetamidase/formamidase family protein — MVRFPAAAAALAALFAASADAQAVHRLMPSPTTVAWGYYDAAAAPVLRIRSGDRLVVGTLITSSPERLQAAGVPPAQVEPALRDIYRTVTNRGPGGHILTGPIYVEGADSGDVLEVRIERVELAIPYAYNAFGVNRGFLPEDFPYARMRIIPLDRRRMVARFAPGIDVPLRPFFGSIGVAPPRARGKVNSAPPDIHAGNLDNKELVAGTTLYIPVHTPGALLEIGDGHAGQGNGEVDITALETSLTGTFRVTVRKDMHLAWPRAETPTHWIAMGMDTSLVQATRIAVRQAIDFLVTTQGLSRDDAYMLTSVACDVEITELVDGNVGVHVMIPKRILRRPAYGAR; from the coding sequence ATGGTCCGCTTTCCGGCCGCCGCGGCCGCGCTCGCCGCGCTCTTCGCCGCGTCCGCGGACGCGCAGGCGGTGCACCGCCTGATGCCGTCTCCGACCACCGTGGCGTGGGGCTACTACGACGCGGCGGCGGCGCCGGTGCTGCGCATCCGCTCGGGCGACCGGCTCGTCGTCGGCACACTCATCACCTCCAGCCCCGAGCGGCTGCAGGCGGCCGGCGTGCCGCCCGCGCAGGTCGAGCCGGCGCTGCGCGACATCTACCGCACCGTTACCAACCGCGGCCCCGGCGGCCACATCCTCACCGGTCCCATCTACGTCGAGGGCGCCGACAGCGGCGACGTGCTGGAGGTGCGCATCGAGCGCGTGGAGCTCGCCATCCCCTACGCCTACAACGCATTCGGTGTGAACCGCGGCTTCCTTCCCGAGGACTTCCCGTACGCGCGGATGCGCATCATCCCCCTCGACCGGCGGCGCATGGTCGCTCGCTTCGCGCCGGGGATCGACGTGCCGCTGCGCCCGTTCTTCGGCAGCATCGGCGTGGCGCCGCCGCGCGCGCGGGGAAAGGTGAACAGCGCGCCGCCCGACATCCACGCGGGCAACCTCGACAACAAGGAGCTGGTGGCCGGCACCACGCTCTACATCCCCGTGCACACCCCCGGCGCGCTGCTGGAGATCGGCGACGGGCACGCCGGCCAGGGGAACGGCGAGGTCGACATCACCGCGCTGGAGACGTCGCTCACGGGCACCTTCCGCGTCACCGTGCGCAAGGACATGCACCTCGCCTGGCCGCGCGCCGAGACGCCGACCCACTGGATCGCCATGGGGATGGACACGTCGCTGGTGCAGGCCACCAGGATCGCCGTGCGCCAGGCGATCGACTTCCTCGTGACCACGCAGGGCCTTTCGCGCGACGACGCGTACATGCTCACCAGCGTGGCCTGTGACGTGGAGATTACCGAGCTGGTGGACGGCAACGTGGGCGTGCACGTGATGATCCCCAAGCGCATCCTCCGCCGCCCGGCGTACGGCGCGCGATGA
- a CDS encoding BTAD domain-containing putative transcriptional regulator, with the protein MKPPDFRLSLLGDPAFSGPRGPVQGRAAHKRRVALLAVLAVARGRPVARERLIGLLWPELTTEASRHNLSESLYVLRKELGDEALVSASAGDVALDPAVVASDVAEFQAALETGDAEAAVRAYGGRLLDGFYVADAPEFERWAEGERDRLARLYAKAVEGLAEAAEAEGSAIRAVDWWRRLAAHDPFSSRTALRLVRALDAAGERPSALRAAEAHATLLREELGVDPDPDLLAFVARLRAEPAREASPPSPLPRPPIPGPGEPPFAAQPFDPLPLDPVPTKKSGDGGEVADAPSSPIPQDREDVAREMEKRGDGRRGAGGRVRAGAAYYAGMAGVVLGMALSVLGVRAAERRAREAAAAYDPRRIAVLYFDDLSPRGELQYLAAGLTEMLIHELGQVRALDVVSRGGVKAYRGGAVRFDSMVAELRVGSVVEGTIQRSGDSVWVTVDLVDANTRGHLESRVLGRPLGDVVALERAVAEEVSASLRRRLGEEVRLREAAGETRSAVALERVLQAEQLRRDAREMEDARDTLDAGSVARLLARADSLLAAAETADPRWARAALLRGWVGADRAAVAGIPSASGDSLLRDAAGRAARVLARAPGDAGALELRGLAVYRLALAAGDTLRQRAQLDAAERDLRAAVARDPSLASAWATLSQLLRVRGRLAESDLAARRALAEDAYLDDAADIRHRLFFSTLRMGDYPQARAECDGGRRQFPTDWRFVECALTLLGSDRARPADPAAAWRLVAELDRMDPPGRARSLGRAYSPVYRRMVAAAVLARAGAADSARAIVARARREAGADPELGASLDYDEAYVRLLLADTAGARLLLERVAAYRPALRPYLARDPLFRGVMTAAPASATATPGPARARPGPSRPSP; encoded by the coding sequence GTGAAGCCCCCGGATTTCCGTCTTTCCCTGCTGGGCGACCCGGCCTTTTCCGGCCCGCGCGGGCCCGTGCAGGGACGCGCCGCGCACAAGCGGCGGGTGGCGCTGCTGGCCGTGCTGGCGGTGGCGCGCGGGCGGCCGGTGGCGCGCGAGCGGCTGATCGGCCTGCTCTGGCCCGAGCTCACCACCGAGGCGTCGCGCCACAACCTGTCCGAGTCGCTGTACGTGCTGCGGAAGGAGCTGGGCGACGAGGCGCTCGTCTCCGCGTCCGCCGGCGACGTGGCGCTGGACCCGGCGGTGGTGGCCAGCGACGTGGCCGAGTTCCAGGCCGCGCTGGAGACGGGAGATGCCGAGGCGGCGGTGCGGGCGTACGGCGGGCGGCTGCTGGACGGCTTCTACGTGGCCGACGCGCCGGAATTCGAGCGCTGGGCCGAGGGCGAGCGCGACCGGCTGGCGCGGCTGTACGCGAAGGCGGTGGAGGGGCTGGCCGAGGCGGCCGAGGCGGAGGGGAGCGCCATCCGGGCGGTGGACTGGTGGCGGCGGCTGGCGGCGCACGACCCGTTCAGCTCGCGCACCGCGCTGCGGCTGGTGCGCGCGCTCGACGCCGCCGGCGAGCGCCCGTCGGCCCTGCGCGCGGCCGAGGCGCACGCCACGCTCCTGCGCGAGGAACTGGGCGTCGATCCCGACCCCGACCTCCTGGCCTTCGTCGCCCGGCTGCGCGCGGAGCCGGCGCGCGAGGCGTCGCCCCCGTCTCCCCTCCCCCGCCCGCCCATCCCCGGGCCCGGGGAGCCGCCCTTCGCCGCGCAGCCGTTCGATCCCCTCCCGCTCGATCCCGTCCCCACGAAGAAGTCGGGAGACGGCGGGGAGGTGGCGGACGCGCCGTCATCTCCCATCCCCCAGGACCGCGAAGACGTGGCGCGGGAGATGGAGAAGCGGGGGGATGGACGGCGCGGGGCGGGGGGACGCGTCCGCGCGGGGGCGGCCTACTACGCGGGGATGGCGGGGGTGGTGCTGGGGATGGCGCTGTCGGTGCTCGGCGTGCGCGCGGCGGAGCGGCGGGCACGCGAGGCCGCGGCGGCGTACGACCCGCGGCGCATCGCCGTGCTCTACTTCGACGACCTGAGCCCGCGCGGCGAGCTGCAGTACCTGGCCGCGGGGCTCACGGAGATGCTGATCCACGAGCTGGGGCAGGTGCGCGCGCTGGACGTGGTCTCGCGCGGCGGGGTGAAGGCGTATCGCGGCGGCGCGGTGCGCTTCGACAGCATGGTGGCCGAGCTGCGCGTGGGAAGCGTGGTGGAGGGCACCATCCAGCGCTCGGGCGACAGCGTGTGGGTGACGGTGGACCTGGTGGACGCCAACACCCGCGGGCACCTGGAGAGCCGCGTGCTGGGCCGGCCCCTGGGCGACGTGGTGGCGCTGGAGCGCGCCGTGGCCGAGGAGGTGTCGGCCTCGCTCCGGCGGCGGCTGGGCGAGGAGGTGCGGCTGCGCGAGGCCGCGGGCGAGACGAGGAGCGCCGTGGCGCTGGAGCGGGTGCTGCAGGCCGAGCAGCTCCGCCGCGACGCGCGGGAGATGGAGGACGCGCGCGACACGCTCGACGCCGGCTCGGTGGCGCGGCTGCTGGCGCGCGCCGACTCGCTGCTGGCCGCGGCCGAGACGGCCGACCCGCGATGGGCGCGCGCGGCGCTGCTGCGCGGCTGGGTCGGCGCCGACCGCGCGGCCGTGGCGGGGATCCCAAGTGCGTCGGGCGATTCGCTGCTGCGCGACGCGGCGGGGCGGGCGGCGCGCGTCCTCGCCCGCGCGCCCGGCGACGCCGGGGCGCTGGAGCTGCGCGGCCTCGCCGTCTACCGCCTGGCGCTGGCCGCGGGCGACACCCTGCGCCAGCGCGCGCAGCTGGACGCCGCCGAGCGCGACCTGCGCGCCGCCGTGGCGCGCGACCCGTCGCTGGCCAGCGCGTGGGCCACGCTCAGCCAGCTCCTGCGCGTGCGCGGGCGCCTGGCCGAGAGCGACCTGGCCGCCCGCCGCGCGCTGGCCGAGGACGCGTACCTCGACGATGCCGCCGACATCCGCCACCGGCTCTTCTTCAGTACGCTGCGGATGGGCGACTATCCGCAGGCGCGCGCCGAGTGCGACGGGGGGCGCCGACAGTTCCCGACCGACTGGCGGTTCGTGGAGTGCGCGCTGACGCTGCTGGGCTCCGACCGCGCGCGCCCCGCCGACCCCGCGGCGGCGTGGCGGCTGGTGGCCGAGCTGGACCGGATGGACCCGCCCGGGCGCGCGCGGTCGCTGGGCCGCGCCTACAGCCCGGTGTACCGCCGCATGGTGGCGGCCGCCGTGCTGGCGCGCGCCGGGGCAGCCGACAGCGCCCGGGCCATCGTGGCCCGGGCGCGGCGGGAAGCGGGCGCCGACCCGGAGCTCGGCGCCTCGCTGGACTACGACGAGGCCTACGTGCGCCTGCTGCTGGCCGACACCGCCGGCGCGCGCCTGCTGCTGGAACGGGTGGCGGCGTACCGCCCCGCCCTCCGCCCGTACCTGGCGCGCGACCCGCTCTTCCGCGGCGTCATGACCGCGGCGCCGGCTTCCGCTACGGCCACACCAGGTCCAGCGCGTGCACGGCCCGGGCCTTCCCGTCCTTCCCCTTGA
- a CDS encoding dienelactone hydrolase family protein: MCRFAALLVLALAACAPRTGAPAGSSGAQTTIPAGAAEAQARLAASPRHGEWAMVDAGSGDSVRAWVVYPERRDRAPVVVVVHEIFGLSSWIRGVADQLAADGFIAIAPDLLSGKGVPTGPDGEPVRDSATAAVRRLDAGEVQRRIDATARFAMALPAALPRYGIVGFCWGGGVSFAHAVHAPNLGASVVYYGVSPAPAQLASVRAPVLGLYGENDARVNATIAPADSAMRALRRTYQHEIFPGAGHGFLRQQDGQNGANLQAARAAWPRTVQWFHRHLRG; encoded by the coding sequence ATGTGCAGATTCGCCGCACTGCTGGTCCTCGCCCTCGCCGCGTGCGCGCCGCGCACGGGCGCGCCCGCCGGCTCGTCGGGCGCGCAGACGACCATCCCCGCGGGCGCGGCGGAGGCGCAGGCGCGCCTGGCCGCGTCGCCCCGCCACGGCGAGTGGGCGATGGTGGACGCGGGCTCGGGCGACAGCGTGCGCGCGTGGGTCGTGTACCCCGAGCGGCGGGATCGCGCGCCGGTCGTCGTGGTCGTGCACGAGATCTTCGGGCTGTCGAGCTGGATCCGCGGCGTGGCCGACCAGCTGGCGGCGGACGGCTTCATCGCCATCGCGCCCGACCTGCTGTCGGGGAAGGGCGTCCCCACCGGGCCCGACGGCGAGCCGGTGCGCGACTCGGCGACGGCCGCGGTGCGCCGGCTGGACGCGGGCGAGGTGCAGCGCCGCATCGACGCCACCGCGCGCTTCGCGATGGCACTCCCCGCGGCGCTGCCGCGCTACGGGATCGTGGGGTTCTGCTGGGGCGGCGGCGTTTCGTTCGCGCACGCGGTTCACGCGCCGAACCTGGGCGCGTCGGTCGTCTACTACGGCGTCTCCCCCGCCCCGGCGCAGCTGGCGAGCGTGCGAGCGCCGGTGCTGGGGCTGTACGGCGAGAACGACGCGCGCGTGAACGCCACCATCGCCCCCGCCGACTCGGCCATGCGCGCGCTGCGGCGCACCTACCAGCACGAGATCTTCCCCGGCGCGGGGCACGGCTTCCTGCGGCAGCAGGACGGGCAGAACGGCGCCAACCTGCAGGCCGCGCGCGCCGCCTGGCCGCGCACCGTGCAGTGGTTCCACCGCCACCTGCGGGGGTAA
- a CDS encoding NADPH-dependent F420 reductase, giving the protein MGGASWIPPRRSRVRGTVTTTSSGDGKMRIGILGSGLMGGKLGTLFARAGHEVVFSYSHSREKLEGLARDAGGNARPGTPAEAARDADALLLAVHWSRFGDVLGQAGDLSGKVVVTCSLPMSEDDSRLVVAHTSSGAEDLAKRIPKARVVSAFNTVPSEVLFDVFERREHKTHPSLVYCGDDEGAKKVAAGLIRDVGFEPVDAGPLRIARYTEPFALLVAQLAYEGDERPELAYHFERF; this is encoded by the coding sequence GTGGGTGGTGCATCATGGATACCGCCGCGCCGGTCCCGCGTCCGTGGCACCGTCACCACTACGTCATCGGGGGATGGAAAGATGCGGATCGGAATCCTGGGGTCGGGGCTGATGGGCGGCAAGCTCGGGACGCTCTTCGCCCGCGCAGGCCACGAGGTGGTGTTCAGCTACTCGCACAGCCGCGAGAAGCTGGAGGGGCTCGCGCGCGACGCCGGCGGGAACGCGCGCCCCGGCACCCCGGCCGAGGCCGCGCGCGACGCGGACGCCCTCCTGCTCGCCGTGCACTGGTCGCGCTTCGGCGACGTGCTGGGGCAGGCCGGCGACCTCTCCGGCAAGGTCGTCGTCACCTGCTCGCTCCCGATGAGCGAGGACGACTCGCGGCTCGTCGTCGCCCACACCTCATCCGGCGCCGAGGATCTGGCCAAGCGGATCCCCAAGGCCCGCGTCGTCTCCGCGTTCAACACCGTGCCCAGCGAGGTGCTCTTCGACGTCTTCGAGCGCCGCGAGCACAAGACGCATCCCAGCCTCGTCTACTGCGGCGACGACGAGGGCGCGAAGAAGGTCGCCGCCGGGCTGATCCGCGACGTGGGCTTCGAGCCGGTCGACGCCGGCCCGCTGCGGATCGCCCGCTACACCGAGCCGTTCGCCCTCCTCGTCGCCCAGCTGGCGTACGAGGGGGACGAGCGACCCGAGCTGGCGTACCACTTCGAGCGATTCTGA